The Leptidea sinapis chromosome 39, ilLepSina1.1, whole genome shotgun sequence DNA segment ACTATTTGGGTCATTTTGTTGAAGGACAGAAATACACTTTGTAGTTGTTTGTGAATATCTCCctgaaaattataattaaatcgtTTTTCAGATCAATTCGAAAGATAGAAACAATCTAATCCCAACTACACGCAACTTTGAACCATTGACGTCGCAAATATGGATCCATAATAATGTTAactaaatatttacttattgtaAATGTAGTATTAGAAGCGTTTGTCTATCTAGAATCTAGAATCCTTtgctcaaatataatttaaaaaccatttaaacattttttttaaattcaatacaATAAATGCATCgttcaatttattttgtacttcAACTACTACTACTTTGACGAAATTTTGTGCTTGTTTCCTTTGACTAATTGACGGTTTCTTTTATTGCATTTTGGAAATTATTACTTACATCTAGATATACAAGTCGTTATTAATATGGATGTTAAGAGATTATCTATCATagatagatttttatttatttacatacctgCAAAGTTCCTTTAGAGAAGTGATCAATTAGATTGTCTTGCAAGTTCAGTGTTTTCATCTTATACAGGAAGTGAAAAGACGTATCTGGAACATTCTTTAGTTTGTTGTTGCTTAAGTCCAGGGTTTGTAATTCGATTAGGGCCTTCAGAGGTTCAAATGGTAGAATTTTTACAGAATCCGACAAACCATTAGCGAACTTTAACGTCGTTAGACTATGTAACTGTAAAGAAAATTTCAAAATCATTACTTCAAGCGTCAATGTACTCGAAGAGTCCTAaaattgttgaatatttttaatgaacaaGATTCAGTAAGATCATATTGTATTTTGAaatagacaataattatttagaaaacTAAACTAAGCAAATCTCatagttaatattttaagtttaaatattaagaGAACCATAAATTTTAGAAGAGTTCAAATTTATTAACTGTGTGAGTcagtatttctatattttaagtCAATGAATACGCATATTTagccttattttatttatgatattatgttgCAGCGACAAGACAAAACATACTCTACTTTATCATTGAACTAagatatctatctatctaattAGTTAACAATGTCTTCTATCTAGAAGAGAAAGCGTTGCGTATTCGCGGGAACATTTCCGCAATTCTATTACTAGTATACTGCGCCAGTTGAATGGACACACCCTGGGTTTATTTTTTGTTGCACTATATCCTATACCATATGATGTTTGGAATTTGAAAAGTTAATTGGGTTTGTGTAGCTCAATTATATCAAATGTAGCTCATATTCAATACAACAAAACATACCTCAGCAAAGGCAAATGGATCAATAAAGTCGATATTGTTCTCAGATAAGTCCAAAGTCTTGATAGTTCTGACGTGCTGGAAAGCGCTCGCTTCAATCTTAGTGATTGTGCTGCCAAATATCTTTAGGTCTTCCAACTCAAGTCCATATTCCAAGAAATCTTCTGCGCTGATACTGCGTCGAATGAGCTTACTGATTGCGAGGTAACGAAGGGATCGCATTCTGAAATAAGATTTCAAATTGTGTGGTAAGCGTTACCAACATTAAGGTGATATAAATAAACTGtgtttccccggggcataaaaaaaataggaaagtCCGAGACCCAagagtgtcgtaagaggcgactaatgGCATTTACCTgttggaggcttctttgcaaaggatgccgtttaggttatgggtactacaacggctcctttttctgccgtgaagcagtaatgtgtaatcattattgtgtttcagcaTGAAaagcgccgtaggtagtgaaatgactgggcaaataagacttaatacCTTATGTCCCAAGGCAAACAAATTCCTATTTTACAAAAGTCTTTccaattatttcaaatattaatccGTGAAAAACTGTTATTTTTGTACTAGCGGCCAAAAGCGTTATGTCAGTGAgattgtaaaaattaaatatttaatttagcttTCTGTTTTACATTACgtcacaaataatatatattatcctATTTCTACTCCTTTATACATATAAGATTTTACAAAGCCAAATGACACAATTAATTTTGACTTTGTGTCGTTTGGTGTGAAGACACTTGGGCCCGAAGGGCCCATAAGCGCAAGTAATGTACAAAGAACTATTTACgcacctcaatagggctactggtaacccaagcgctggcagctatttcggtcaacggattgACCCTGCTATCCAatgcggtaatgctgccagtattcttggtacgcttccacgtaatgatagttttaattttatgtagtcgtagtattgtaaatatagttataagatttgttttgattaaataaataatatacttacttatcaaaaaaaaagtaatcatagtattttaaatatagttataagatttgttttaaataagtataaatttgaCTTTTGAAATGTCTGCAACTGTTTCATTTATTTCTCAAgtctcaatataataattaaagtaatttgGAACTCTTACTAAGatgtttaaattatagttaatcttttttctttataaatcgTGTAACTTGTTGTAATAAGTAGGtcagaaaatatttgaatacaagGCTTTTCATACTAGGTtagtctagatagagcctcttgctgctagacaactgatgataacaggccaggcttattactgtAGAGTGCCtgtcaagctacgtcttactctCCCGATTTgtttgtcactttgtgttagtgtgcaggCATTgctcaaaaatatatatatatatatacattgaaAAGATGATGTGACGTGTGTGTAcacttaacatttatttaaaaagaacggCTCAAAAACAACTACAAACATTTGAATTCGGTTGCCATTAATGTACTGCGTAAAAGCTtcgccttcaaaaaaagaaaactcgAACCCACCGGTACCTTAAAAAATTAAGCTAAGTATGTATTAAGCCAATTATTTACCTTCTAATATCCTGTAGGCTCATTTCAATCGGCGAAGAGCCACTTATATCCAAGAAAAATAACTTGTATTGGAAGCTATTGACTGCCCCGGAAAAATCGGAAGGATGTGCCGCTGACAGTAGATTTGTATCAACCTAAAAAAACATCGATAAcgacttattattaatttttcattcttttttgttatttagctCCTGGGGCCAAATCATCGTAcggatcacttggtgttaagtgatcaccgctgcccaaaatatcttgcaacaccagaggagtacGTGTACgtattttagggttccgtagccaaatgatATGAAttgattcgtcatgtctgtatgtccgtgtatgtcacagccactttattttcaaaactctaggaactatactgttgaaactactgttgaaacttggtaagtagatgtattctgtgaaccgcttTAACATTTTCATCccagaatagaaaaaaaaacatttttttcatcaaacccataagtGTGGGGtatttatggataggtcttcaaaaatgatattgaggtttctaatatcattttttactAAACTgcgtgtttatatataatatgtgtcCCCccctgtaaatataaaaaattaacaatagaaaatatatgatggaaaccatgcaaacttccaccgcaaattggtttgaacgagatcaagtaagtagtttttttttaatccgtttaaatgatgagagctcatttgcactgtatgatatTGAGCAAAAattttttgccatttaaatactttaatagatatcattttcctttctcatatataacttttatattatgttacttgctgctaccgaacccttcatgggcgagtccgactcgcacttggccccCTTTttttaggtacccatgtcgtatcgtactggaaacaccgcacaaggcaattcattccacagcttggttgtacgtggatgGAAGGTAATTGAAACCAGCACTGTAGAGAAACTccagacatccagatgatgggaaTGATATCCGAATTTGTGGGGTGTCGTGCGAGAGTGGAATGGCGACAGGAAtatcagctcttcggaacactccccgtgataaatgctatggaaaacacacaatgaagcgacgtctctacgccaTGAGATCAAGCCGTTGTAGGTAGCTAGGTAAAATTCTTTGCTGtaggtgataatttttttaattatatgaatCATTTACCTTATTCTCCCTCAAGTTCAAAAACCTCAGTGAATCCAGTTTGTTGAGCATAAACTTTGATATCATCGTTAAGTTATTCTCCGAGAGATCGAGACTCTGCAGACTGTTCTCAAGCCCAGCGAACGAGGCTGGTGACAGCTCGGTAATTCCGCAGTCACGGAGTGATAGTGATCTTATCTTTGCGTTCCGAAATGCATCTTCCTGTAATAAAGATATGTAGCTTAAGAATTGAATACTTCAAACCTTTCAGAatccttcacttctgggattaattaaattaaatttatcctCGCGACATCTTGGAACCCGAGAGTCCGAGCCGGACtctgagcgctcttccacttagccaaccattcgagtgacgtatgtttgtaaatcttgatatgtgttgttcaactctcaggttgtggctccatctacaggatctactttacagatgaTAACCTGCTGATTGTTTAGAATACAGTTTGCCTTGAATACTTAATGTGTCAGAGATGTTGATATTCTgtcaagtaatatttaaaattttaataattgttgatattattaactataagtAGTCAATCGTAGGTAAATAGGCTACTAGGCTTTAAATGTATTTCTATGATTTCtgtaagttattattaaaatttcctaTGGAAAGATTTTCATTCtcaaactttttatttagtactgatatttaatataaatacataaaattattttagatatgTAATAGACATTTAAGTATACATTTGGTTGTATGGCCAATTGAATATTCATTAGCCTGAAGAAAAACTTTATTACTGATGGTATCAATTCTTCTTGGcatcttaaatattaaaaagaaaattcttGTAATTTTACTCTAAAGATATAGTaaggataatattattataacacttttttgtttaaatacaaCGGTTGTCATATAGCGATAAGTGAATTTGATAAGTCGGCTTTATATCTCTTTAATAAAACGAACTCtccatacttattttttttatgtaatagaaggacaaacgagcgtacgggtcacctggtgttaagtgatcaccgccgcccacattctcttgcatgcgttgctggcctttaaggaaggtgtacgcgctttttttgaaggtacccatgtcgtatcgtcccggaaacaccgcacaaggaggctcattccacagcgttgtggtacgaggaaaaaagctccttgaaaatcgcactgtggaggaccgccacacatccaaatggtggggatgatatcctaacttgtggcgtgtcgtgcgaagattaataataattttatacttttgagatGAATGTTATTAAGAATTCAAACTATAAAATGATTCCTCCTTTTTTAAGCCCCAAAACAACTTtaaatataggtacctactgtaACACCGTAGGAGATCatattatgcaaattaaattcgATTTGCTGTTGTTGATTTACTAGTATCATAATATCTAAAACACCACCGAATACCTTAGATATGGTAGATATGGAGcaaattgctttaaaataagGATAAATAGATACAGATCAAGctaataattatactaacacGAATTGTATAGATTGGGTTTCCATCGAGACTGGTTGAGTTCAAGACGTTAAAGTATTTGAATGATCCCGGcaaaatattcctgatgttaTTGTTATCTAACCTGAAAAGAAAACATACTTTAATAATGTTCAACATAAATCCAATACAATACATTTTGTCATTTCAAAGAAGTGGGAGAATAAGTTACACCAAGGTTCAATCGTCTTGCTCCGGTTCTTCTAAGGTGTAACGCATTTttctttcaaattattcttagattttaggctttttttttataacaataagggatgagacggaCAGGAAGTTGGTTGGActgatgggaattgatacgccctgcctataacaatgcagtgccgctcaggattcttgaaaaacctaaaaattttgagcggcactacaattgctcgtctccttgagacaaacatgttaagtctcatttgcccagtaacttcactagttacggcgcactttagaccgaaacacagtaatgtttacccaatactgtttcatggcagaaataggcgccgttgtggtacccataatttagccggcatcctgtgtaaaggagcctcccactggcctgCATTTGTTTGGATTATGATACATCCCAGGCTTCTTCAACTCGGatcaaatatttctttcaaGCCGCTGCAAAACTGGTTGCTTTTCAGCACACTATGGAACCGATTATGAAGTGTTCCTATTGCAGATGATAAGTCCATTTTGGCAAAACACTTCCTCTCTTTATAATTAACTAGCAATGTCCCGCGGTTTCACTCGGGTACataccgatctcgtggtaggggaaaatctacTAAGTCgcactatagatttatttttattaacattaaaatattatttcacttagtagtaattattttatttagattgacatttttaaataaataaaaagtttgaaTGGAATCaccaattttaaaaagtttaaaatgtattttacatGTATTAAAACGGTCTTTATTAAAatgggataaggattaatatagaGGTATGATTAATGTGGTTTGATTATTGTCAGCACTTTTGTCAACTTTTCAGTTTATAGAATTCTTTATTCCTATTAAGACAAAAAATTCACTAACATgagaaataacttaaataatgtataaGGTTAGTATTAATTACTTATCCGGTATGAATATGTGGTTAGTATAAAGAATTAGTggttaataataacatatagtTCAATAATCTAGTGTGAGGACACAGTGATATATCACAATAGGAAATGACTTCTAACAAATACAGTAAATGAGAAACAAGATTATTAGCAAAATAGTTGATACAAAGTAACAACTCAAGCCAGGTTCTTGGGTTGTGGTACAAGTTATAtgcgattttatttttattttatatttacattgctTCGTATATGAGATagcaattttcttttaaaaacttttttttattttaaaacttttaaaatgtaaaaaagtagctatagtggcataactacagtagttggacataTGGTATTGGGGACTTTTTTATACTTtctataattattgaatttttataagGGATCCCTatctttttgaaaatgtaatataaccTATGACTCTTAGTGAAGATTCAactttctaatggtgaaagtatttttgaaatcggtctagtagtttttgtgttacattacaaattaaaacatacatacaaaaacataaatgtctcctatttataatataagttaagATTAGTACAGCCATCTACTTTCATCAAGTCTATATCAACAATTCGacaacataattaaattatgaaataaacaGTTACATGCAATAAGACCATAATAATCATTTTATCATAAATTAAACTACGTTATTAGAATCAATATAGGAACAAAGAATGTATCATTATCATCCTCCCCCAAAGagttccatgacgatcggtcctgcgctgccctcatacaatatattccggcgatcttgaccagatcgtcagtccatcttgattgcgaaactgaagtggcagtgggcagggcacatagttcgacggacagatggccgttggggcaataaagtcctcgaatggcgaccacgtaccggaagacgcagtgttggtagtcccccaacaaaaatgtatatttaaaacaaaacaaaaatttcagCTAGATTTATCGGTGAAAACAACTTACTTCAATGTGTCCAAAGATAAGGAGATGCCGTTTAGATCATGGGCCGGAGGAACTTGTTTGATCAAATTGTTAGATAGATCTAAGTATCGTAGCTGACGCAAAGGTGATATTTCTTCATAAGGAATGAGCATAAGTTGATTGTTACCAAGAAGCAGCTGAAATGAAGAAGATTTAGATGTTATCTTTACATACATACTttagattagattttttttcttattaataatgttaagtATGTACAAGGGTACATTAGCGAATATGCTTGAAAGTGTCATAACTATTATGTTAAAACCAGGAACAGACACAAACAGAGTAAGTAAGTCGTATTTGGGGCtatgtttatgcttttacaagaagatcccagaaaattttcaagacAAATGTATTaccaaattaaaaagaattcttaaaagtcatttgtgtggtaaaggttactacaacataaacATTCTCAATGATACCAAAAATTGGGAATGAAACGACCAGTCAGGctcttaaataataagttttattgtacgatattacattgtaaccacaTTTTTATGTAAAGAAGACTGCTGAGTTACGCCCGTTCCTCTGAtttctgaggcatactttttcgaatgggtgatagttttttcCCCCTTAATAAGTGATATCGTTAGGtacctactttgaataaaaatattagaatttgaataacTTCCAGATGATTACAGAGAAGGCAGTGATTTAGTATTTCCATTTGCTACTGTCCTGACGTACTTGCCTTAACTCTTCCACTAGCCTACGATTAACCTAGATTTGAGCCTCAATATCGGACAATTTAAGCAAATACGTATTGCAGCTACACCACAGAACTACAAATTAGTACCTAATTTATAAACAGTTATGTTGTGTCAAAATTATATTCCttctagaaaatttattgaagtaggcgttagtttgcggaaatccataataattatccaaatgttttgaattttctttattGTCAATTCCGCacatatttgtcttttaaacaatttgacacgtattttgcctctacacgaggcaaccTCAGAACACGTTGACTCACCAAAATATGGCACGCgactcgtgtcgaattgtttaaaagacaaatattggtggaattaacactaaagaaaactcaaaacatttggataattattccTTCTAAATGGAAGTCTATAGAACAGAGAGTAAAGCTACCTTTGTTAATCGATTCATCCCGTCACGGAATACACCACTATCAATAACTGTCAGATGATTTCCTTGGAGATCTAGTGTATCGAGCATTGGCAAGCTGGAAAAAGCGTCCAAAGGCAGACCAGCGATTGAGTTGTCAGCAAGAATTAACGTTTGTAATGAGTTCTCCAGTCCTCTCCAATTGTCACCAGAGATATCTGTTATTTCGttgcctgaaataaatataagaaaaagtcataatatattacaataagtACAGATTTTTCTTTCTAGTTATCTCTTATCTTTcgatgatattattaaaataggaaCAATCATAAAACTAGGCCAATTTTTATTCTTCtgcaaaaaaaactttatatgttttttaagcAACTGCAACAGCAGGGGTCGGTTCATGAAAAATACAGCCGGTTACTGATACCGGTCAAAAAATGTCTGTTCGAGTGAAGAAGTTTGTCGCAAAGCGTAATTTTGCAGTCGCATTTTGACGTCATGTCCGGTGGTagaattcggctgctggtatcaaTCTGAACAGCTCATATATATACTAACAGTTTGTACTAATTATAATGGTCTATGgctaatattgttttataccaTAATCCCTAAACTTTATGTACGTTTAGTATAGCTTACATTGCAATATACTTATtacatgttttatttatgtacaatgGTACctcatttttattgtattttatcgtCAGAAATACTGTTCTGTAAAGTAACAATTATCAAGGATTGTCTTCTTAAGCATTTGTGATGGCTAGTTATGACAATCTTGTATACTAGATAACTAACTAGTGTATTATCACTCACAGACATATTTGCAATTCTAGTTTTTGCTACGATTGTGTAACTAACGTGATCATAAGGAATTATATCACATTTACATCCGCATAAaactgattatataaatcatttgtgATGTTGTTTCTACTCATATTCAAGTATTTAGTATATAAAACTGATGCCTCGGAAGTTATTTCAAAATGGTGTGTGATGTTGGTTTACCATCAGAGCTGATTATGAAACATGATAGAATAATCCTATTGCTACTGTCCATATGTTTGAGTTTTCTATAGTCGACTTGTCTAACATTATTAGAATCTAGATTTCATGTCAACCGTCAAACAGTTTTCATTTGTAAATCTTAATTTTCAAATCTATATAGTATAGAAAACGCAAATCTTTCATGattgtataaaacaaataaaataataaaaatatctatatgcCACCCCATAGTAGGACTGAAACAAGAGATCACAAACGTCTCGTACCTCCGTTCTTGAAATACCAAAAACAagaaactgattacaaaattaaGCTGGGCTGCTACTGTTGGATTagggttaaattgaaaatttacgGTACTTACCGTAAATTAAATtaggataataataaaataataagggaatttttcatatttgaaaacaattagCTCGTAATTAATTTGCAGCTTTAACTCAACTTACTaattggtatgacaaactacgTCACAGAAACCTGCACCTCTAATTGTGTAGTTAAAAGCCGTATAAAACTTCGCTTGATGTCAGACGAGTTTACTGAAGTTTAAATTGAATCAATTGTTTAATCTTTAAGCTGACATTGCGTAATTAAGGTGCCTGTTAATTGGTCGACACCATCTTTGTGGGTAATAACTTAGCAAGAACATCTGCTGACGTAATTATTGTATTAGTGGAACGTACTTCAAGTGAATTCATGATATATATACCCATAGCCATACCCATTAGATAATGCGGTACTTAGAAACGTAGAAAAGCATCGAAAGGTAATAGATGTAACGGAAAATATTTTCGACGAGATATAAAGTAAAATACTAGTACTTCCAAGTAAAACTGGTAAATAGTAAACGACAAAATCACAAAATACATAAAGTCATACAAAGTGTTGTTTATAGTTCCAAAGTTGTTTAGTAGATGGTGTAACAAAGTAATTTTAGACACAAAATTGAATTTACTAAGATGGAAGCAACTTTGATGAGACAATAACTTAGTTAAGAGTTTATCCTACAGCTGGATTCAAGTTgagattatatattaaaattatgttattaataacataGCTATTACCAAACGATGAATAAGtttcaaaactatttttaacGATTGGCGTTCAATAAAAACAACTACatcttttttaaatgttattattaaacaactggttaaaatatcataatatattttggcGGGGTTTGGGTCTGGTTTGATGAATTTTCACATCTGCTTTGTAGGGTCAGTGAATATTGGCTTTAAAAGCTTTATCTGTTCTTGCAGTTTTGACAGCGCGCGGCTGATTAGATATTTTATGATCTTCCACAGAAAGTTGAAAGGTAACTTTTGATAGGACGATGTAGATACGGATGATATCAATCATATCAAGTTtctcaaaaataacaaatgacagCACGTTTGTCGTTAATTTTGTTGgaatgaaaacaaaaatgaGAACTATGTTGGATACGCAGTCATAGATATCTTAATAAACGACAATATCAATTAATAGTGgaagctaaaataaataatcttatagACACCCATGTTATGTAGTACTGGAAGAACTTCAATGATTATCTTCAGCTTAGCTGTTGGCAGAATGAAACTTGATGCAAATCGCAATGTGTATATACGGGATATCACTAACATAGTGGTGGAAGCCCTTCGTAGGTCTGATCGTCTAACGGGGAAGTTTTTACAATTAGTTTTCACTCTTGTTCCAAGTTTACACAAAACTGAAGAAACTTTGCAATTTAACGTTGAGGGAAAATTCTGTGCAATCCTACAAAGACACGTAGATATGTAAtttagaaaataagggacgagacgatcaatatgtttagctgatggtaattgatacgccttgccttcTGGAATCtgaaggattcttgaaaaacccaaaaatctgagcggcactacaactgcgctcgtcaccttgagacatatggtgttagttaagtctcattttcccagtaatttcactagctacggcgtctttcagaccgaaacacagtaatgttcacacattactgcttcatggcagaaataggcgccgttatggtacccataatctagccagcttcctgtgcaaaggtgcctcccagtGATATGATAAGAAGTCTTACCTGATAAGTCCAACATGCGTAGTTTCTGCAGATACCTCAAGGCTCGACTCGGTACCGATGTCAACTTGTCTTCACGTAGCTCCAGCTCCCATAGCGTATTGTCCAGGCCATAGAATGCCTCCTCGTGGATATTTTCTAACGGATTCTGATTAATGGCTAGTCGATAGAGTCCTGAAAATACACATTAATATTAGAAATCTCAGTTAACATAAGtttctttattttcttttgtaaagCAACCAATAAAGATGACGGCttacaatttctttttaaaattctaattaaatctcgttagtgttaattctgacatttaaataattttgtgtttccgcaaaataacaccTAATTTAATGAAGAacagcaaataaaaaaaatcaccattTGTATGATCTTATAATTGACCTTTAGTTAAAACTGAAATGTTATATTCGATGTACCTAtaaatttattccaaatagCTATAAATTGACTCAATAAATCTTTACCAATGTATGACAATGAGCTCTCCCAAGcttaattacattataataatatattatcattgttGCAAAATTaagcaaattaaattaatgacaGTCAATGAcgttatgaaagtataatattattatcttaatatatataaattacgtgacacgttgtttgtccgcgatggactcctaaactaac contains these protein-coding regions:
- the LOC126976058 gene encoding chaoptin — translated: MSLMALIKFGYTMVVVALVLMIWASLSGALELHVDTGHPPCLFQALCTCSKPAGDLGIVTCNHVPILRVPAAVNSSKVFTLQLTGNKIRDLEPQFFQATGLYRLAINQNPLENIHEEAFYGLDNTLWELELREDKLTSVPSRALRYLQKLRMLDLSGNEITDISGDNWRGLENSLQTLILADNSIAGLPLDAFSSLPMLDTLDLQGNHLTVIDSGVFRDGMNRLTKLLLGNNQLMLIPYEEISPLRQLRYLDLSNNLIKQVPPAHDLNGISLSLDTLKLDNNNIRNILPGSFKYFNVLNSTSLDGNPIYTIREDAFRNAKIRSLSLRDCGITELSPASFAGLENSLQSLDLSENNLTMISKFMLNKLDSLRFLNLRENKVDTNLLSAAHPSDFSGAVNSFQYKLFFLDISGSSPIEMSLQDIRRMRSLRYLAISKLIRRSISAEDFLEYGLELEDLKIFGSTITKIEASAFQHVRTIKTLDLSENNIDFIDPFAFAELHSLTTLKFANGLSDSVKILPFEPLKALIELQTLDLSNNKLKNVPDTSFHFLYKMKTLNLQDNLIDHFSKGTLQGDIHKQLQSVFLSFNKMTQIVQHTFVDLRELQEILMDDNLIETIQRRAFMSLDNLKIIRLRGNRLSEISEEAFQNLPALKELDISFNRLETFKFSIFDQVGSATALKVNASYNQIFTLTDSNAPSFFTSNFYPPAKAQSLLSVDEQENSDKTKIKGDQGF